The Zavarzinella sp. genome includes a window with the following:
- a CDS encoding GxxExxY protein, producing the protein MRNEPPIHVDKLANAVIDAAFEVHRFLGPGYLERTYEEALSIEFSLRKILFSRQHAIALSYKGRSIGEGFLDFLVGGELIVEIKTVNALAEIHKAQVISYLKATGHTLGLLLNFNVPLMKEGIKRIVYTESSIPE; encoded by the coding sequence ATGAGAAACGAGCCACCGATTCATGTAGATAAATTAGCGAATGCTGTAATTGATGCTGCATTTGAAGTACATCGGTTTCTTGGTCCTGGGTACTTGGAACGAACTTATGAAGAAGCTCTATCTATAGAATTTTCTCTACGAAAAATACTGTTTAGTCGCCAGCATGCAATTGCATTGTCATACAAGGGCCGTTCAATTGGTGAAGGGTTTTTGGATTTCCTTGTTGGTGGAGAATTAATTGTGGAGATAAAGACGGTAAATGCTTTGGCAGAGATCCACAAAGCACAAGTTATATCTTATCTAAAAGCAACAGGCCATACACTGGGACTGCTGTTGAATTTCAACGTACCTTTGATGAAAGAAGGTATTAAACGGATCGTTTATACCGAATCATCGATACCGGAGTAA
- a CDS encoding DUF1559 domain-containing protein has product MYSSLKRRGFTLIELLVVIAIIAILIGLLLPAVQKVREAANRAKCTNNLKQLGVACHSYADLGNGLPSAMIAIGGNGVNNANQIDTYGPNWIVLMLPHFEQDNLYRQQEASITAWMSNVNTNHGWRNIRGTVIKTLQCPSDSRTTVLYNGGGGGWARGSYAANLGPTGRNANDGGSTNAGFGWSGRGPFWFTTRFPHNCMKVEGMQDGSSNTIMVGEVLSGFNANDSRGTWAAGHIGASSVGTYAVGDASRINDKAGGSDDISGCPNPSPAQQNLGCWTGCPDNNQATLRSQHTGGVNACMGDGSVRFIRDSVAPATLYQLGSASDGQPVTNDN; this is encoded by the coding sequence ATGTATTCCTCTCTCAAACGACGGGGTTTCACCCTGATCGAACTGTTGGTCGTGATTGCTATTATTGCTATTTTGATTGGCCTGCTGCTTCCCGCAGTACAAAAAGTACGCGAAGCCGCCAATCGGGCCAAGTGTACCAACAATCTGAAACAACTGGGCGTGGCTTGCCACAGTTATGCCGATCTTGGCAATGGTTTGCCTTCTGCAATGATTGCGATTGGTGGTAACGGTGTTAACAACGCCAATCAGATTGACACTTATGGCCCCAACTGGATTGTGCTGATGCTGCCCCACTTCGAACAGGATAACCTGTATCGACAACAGGAAGCCAGTATTACTGCCTGGATGAGCAACGTTAACACGAATCATGGCTGGCGTAATATTCGTGGCACGGTGATCAAAACCCTGCAGTGCCCATCGGATTCGCGAACCACTGTACTTTACAACGGTGGTGGTGGCGGTTGGGCACGCGGAAGTTATGCTGCCAACCTCGGACCAACAGGCCGGAACGCAAACGACGGCGGATCGACCAATGCAGGTTTTGGCTGGAGTGGTCGTGGACCATTCTGGTTTACCACGCGATTTCCCCACAATTGCATGAAAGTGGAAGGGATGCAGGACGGCTCCAGCAATACCATTATGGTGGGCGAGGTGCTGTCTGGCTTTAATGCCAACGATTCCCGCGGGACTTGGGCCGCTGGGCACATCGGTGCCAGTAGCGTTGGAACATACGCTGTTGGTGATGCAAGTCGAATTAACGATAAAGCTGGTGGTTCTGACGATATTTCTGGCTGCCCCAATCCTAGCCCAGCTCAGCAAAACTTGGGCTGTTGGACTGGTTGCCCAGATAACAATCAGGCAACTCTGCGAAGTCAGCACACTGGTGGCGTCAACGCCTGTATGGGTGACGGTTCTGTTCGTTTCATCCGCGATTCTGTGGCCCCTGCAACTCTCTACCAGTTGGGAAGTGCCAGCGACGGCCAACCAGTAACGAACGATAACTAA
- a CDS encoding DUF1559 domain-containing protein, translated as MPASLNRRGFTLIELLVVIAIIAILIGLLLPAVQKVREAANRAKCTNNLKQLGVACHSYADVNSGLPSAMIAPGGGGLNRTTNAAGYGPNWLVLMLPYFEQDNLYRQQAASITAWMSNSNTNHNWRAIRGTVIKTLQCPSDSRNSAAYNGPGGNWARGNYAANLGPAGRNANDGGGNNAAYGLNGRGPFWFTTRLPHNCMKVEGMQDGSSNTIMVGEVLAGFNANDSRGTWAAGHIGASSVGRYASGDAQLPNSRNTGSDDVAGCPNPSPWQQNLGCWTGCPDNNQATMRSQHTGGVNAAMGDGSVRFIRDSIAQRTFYLLGSASDGQPVTNDN; from the coding sequence ATGCCAGCCTCTCTCAATCGTCGGGGATTTACCCTGATTGAACTGTTGGTGGTGATTGCCATCATTGCCATTTTGATTGGATTATTGCTGCCTGCCGTACAAAAAGTACGCGAAGCAGCCAACCGGGCCAAGTGCACCAACAACCTGAAACAACTGGGTGTGGCGTGCCACAGTTATGCCGATGTGAACAGTGGACTGCCTTCCGCAATGATCGCACCGGGTGGTGGCGGTCTGAATCGCACCACGAATGCCGCGGGTTACGGTCCCAACTGGCTGGTGCTGATGCTGCCTTACTTCGAACAGGATAACCTGTATCGTCAGCAAGCGGCCAGTATCACTGCCTGGATGAGCAATTCGAACACAAACCATAACTGGCGCGCCATCCGTGGCACGGTGATCAAAACCCTGCAATGTCCGTCGGATTCACGCAATTCTGCTGCTTACAACGGCCCAGGTGGCAACTGGGCACGGGGCAACTATGCGGCCAATCTGGGGCCAGCGGGGCGAAATGCCAACGATGGTGGTGGCAACAATGCCGCATATGGCTTAAATGGTCGAGGGCCGTTCTGGTTTACTACCCGCCTACCCCACAATTGCATGAAAGTGGAAGGGATGCAGGATGGCTCCAGCAACACCATTATGGTTGGAGAAGTATTGGCAGGCTTTAATGCCAACGATTCGCGTGGAACCTGGGCTGCGGGTCATATCGGTGCCAGCAGCGTTGGCCGTTATGCCTCTGGCGACGCACAGTTGCCTAATTCCAGAAATACCGGTTCCGACGATGTCGCGGGCTGCCCCAACCCCAGCCCCTGGCAGCAAAACCTTGGGTGCTGGACTGGCTGCCCGGATAACAACCAGGCAACAATGCGTAGCCAGCACACCGGCGGGGTGAATGCAGCCATGGGTGATGGCTCCGTGCGATTCATTCGCGACAGCATCGCCCAACGAACGTTCTACCTGTTAGGAAGTGCTTCCGACGGCCAGCCAGTAACCAACGATAATTAG
- a CDS encoding Mrp/NBP35 family ATP-binding protein, with the protein MSNEPARNPAIQDVKHIIAVASGKGGVGKSTVSLNLAIALQQQGLKVGLMDADIYGPSVPMMTGTGAVDPAIANFPLEKHGLKLMSLGFLPDAGRGVLLRGPMVGKWVTSFLTQIPWGELDYLVIDMPPGTGDAQLSLCQTVPVTGAVIVTTPQDVSLIDAVKALNMFRQLHTPVLGVVENMSFFVGDDGKRYELFKHGGGAKLAKDNDTRFLAEIPIQPQVAECGDAGVPMLLTHPDAAVSQAYLALARALIEEVSGTTPQPLPEVEL; encoded by the coding sequence ATGTCGAACGAACCAGCACGTAATCCTGCGATTCAGGATGTGAAACATATTATTGCGGTCGCCAGTGGCAAAGGTGGGGTGGGGAAATCGACCGTCTCGTTGAACCTGGCCATCGCACTGCAGCAACAAGGCCTGAAAGTGGGCCTGATGGATGCGGACATTTACGGCCCCAGTGTACCCATGATGACAGGCACCGGTGCGGTCGATCCCGCAATTGCCAACTTCCCACTGGAAAAGCATGGCTTGAAGCTGATGTCGCTGGGTTTTCTGCCCGATGCTGGCCGTGGGGTGCTGCTCCGCGGCCCGATGGTGGGCAAATGGGTGACCTCATTTTTGACCCAGATCCCATGGGGTGAACTGGATTATCTGGTGATTGACATGCCCCCCGGTACCGGCGATGCCCAGTTGAGCCTGTGCCAGACCGTACCAGTCACTGGTGCGGTGATTGTCACCACGCCACAGGATGTCAGCCTGATTGATGCGGTAAAGGCACTCAACATGTTCCGCCAACTGCACACTCCCGTACTGGGGGTGGTGGAAAACATGAGCTTTTTCGTCGGCGATGATGGCAAACGCTACGAACTGTTCAAGCACGGTGGGGGTGCAAAACTGGCCAAAGACAACGACACCCGCTTTTTAGCTGAAATTCCGATCCAGCCTCAAGTCGCAGAATGTGGCGATGCCGGCGTGCCAATGCTGCTGACCCACCCTGATGCTGCGGTTTCACAGGCTTACCTGGCACTGGCACGTGCATTGATCGAAGAAGTCAGCGGTACCACGCCCCAACCACTGCCAGAAGTGGAGTTGTAA
- a CDS encoding DUF971 domain-containing protein, with amino-acid sequence MNDTAPTRLQRVGDSLEIAWSDGAHTRVAWQKLRKMCPCAMCNDERQKPVDPFRLLSDKELAAGAPAPVKMLPKGNYAYQIIWNDGHDTGIYTIEYLRQLSTPVELKE; translated from the coding sequence ATGAATGATACCGCTCCAACTCGTCTCCAGCGGGTGGGGGATTCTCTGGAAATTGCCTGGTCCGATGGTGCCCACACCCGCGTTGCCTGGCAGAAGCTGCGAAAGATGTGCCCATGTGCCATGTGCAACGATGAACGCCAGAAACCGGTCGACCCTTTTCGGCTACTTTCGGACAAAGAACTGGCTGCCGGTGCCCCCGCACCGGTGAAAATGCTGCCCAAAGGCAACTACGCCTATCAGATTATCTGGAACGATGGGCACGATACCGGAATTTATACCATTGAATATTTACGGCAGTTGTCCACACCTGTCGAGTTGAAGGAGTAA
- a CDS encoding sulfatase, with protein sequence MRILLSLLCVGLFQGTTWAAERPNVLFIAIDDLNDWLGCLKGHSQAYSPNIDKLAARGTLFTNAHCQAPLCNPSRSSLLTGLRPSSTGIHGLQPGIRQVPATKNLQTLPQTFLKAGYHTYTCGKIYHDGSIKPAERAAEFATWGPAPGMGKPANRIAKLPGKPHPLMDWGPFPEHAEDAADYKIASAAVQALNEAPKDQPFFIAAGFRLPHVPCFAPPEWFAKFPIDKVQLPPIKRDDRDDTPRFSWYLHWKLPEPRLKTLEDFKEITPLVRGYLASVAFVDAMVGRVLDALEKTGRTNDTIVVLWSDHGYHLGEKLISGKNTLWERSTHVPLIFAGPGCAAKAVCTQPAELLDIFPTLLELGKLPARADLDGHSLVPQLQDASKKRPWPAITTHNQGNHAVRDDQFRYIRYADGTEEMYDMKADPNEWTNLLAPNATILPATKERRDALAKWLPKVDLPATAGSAHRVLTYDKKTGQVTWEGQPIGPKDPIPLP encoded by the coding sequence ATGAGAATCCTCCTCTCCCTGCTGTGCGTGGGGCTATTCCAGGGCACCACGTGGGCTGCGGAACGACCGAACGTGCTGTTCATTGCGATTGACGATCTGAACGACTGGCTGGGCTGCCTGAAAGGCCATTCGCAGGCGTATTCGCCCAATATCGACAAACTGGCCGCACGTGGGACGCTGTTTACCAATGCCCACTGTCAGGCACCGTTGTGCAATCCTTCTCGTTCGAGCCTGCTGACGGGTCTGCGCCCCAGTTCTACTGGCATTCATGGCCTGCAGCCAGGAATTCGGCAGGTGCCTGCTACCAAAAACCTGCAAACACTGCCGCAAACCTTCCTGAAAGCGGGTTACCACACCTATACATGTGGCAAGATTTACCACGATGGCTCAATCAAACCGGCAGAGCGTGCCGCCGAATTTGCGACGTGGGGCCCGGCACCTGGCATGGGCAAACCTGCGAATCGGATTGCCAAACTACCTGGCAAGCCCCACCCGTTAATGGACTGGGGGCCTTTTCCCGAACATGCAGAGGACGCTGCCGATTACAAAATTGCCAGTGCGGCGGTGCAGGCACTGAACGAGGCACCCAAAGATCAGCCATTTTTCATCGCAGCGGGCTTTCGCCTGCCCCACGTGCCCTGTTTTGCTCCACCGGAGTGGTTCGCAAAGTTTCCGATCGACAAAGTGCAATTACCACCCATCAAGCGGGACGATCGAGACGATACACCCCGGTTTTCGTGGTACCTGCACTGGAAATTGCCCGAACCACGGCTGAAAACATTAGAGGATTTTAAGGAAATCACCCCACTGGTGCGTGGCTATCTGGCCAGCGTGGCGTTTGTGGATGCGATGGTGGGCCGGGTTCTGGACGCACTGGAGAAAACAGGACGCACCAACGACACGATTGTGGTGCTTTGGAGCGACCACGGTTATCATCTGGGTGAAAAATTAATCTCCGGCAAGAATACGCTGTGGGAACGCTCCACCCACGTGCCGTTAATTTTTGCCGGACCTGGCTGTGCGGCGAAGGCGGTCTGCACGCAACCCGCGGAACTGCTGGATATTTTCCCCACGTTACTGGAGCTGGGCAAGTTACCTGCCAGAGCCGACCTGGATGGCCACAGTCTAGTGCCACAATTGCAGGATGCCAGCAAAAAACGCCCGTGGCCTGCGATTACCACCCACAATCAGGGGAACCATGCGGTGCGGGATGACCAGTTTCGCTACATCCGTTATGCCGATGGCACGGAAGAAATGTACGACATGAAGGCCGATCCGAATGAATGGACGAACCTGCTGGCACCAAACGCCACCATTCTACCCGCAACGAAAGAACGCCGCGACGCACTGGCGAAGTGGTTACCAAAGGTTGATCTGCCTGCCACTGCAGGAAGTGCACACCGCGTATTGACTTATGACAAAAAAACCGGCCAGGTCACGTGGGAAGGACAACCCATCGGCCCGAAAGACCCCATCCCACTTCCGTAA